The segment GGTGTCCTTCCTATCTCTTCTCCTGTCATGCTGGATATTGCAGGTGAAAATCTTCTCTTTGGCGGGCTACTTTGTTGGCGCTTGTTAGTGTCGTTTCCTCTTTGGAGGCTTTGGTAGGTTTTCCAGTTCCGTGGTTGCTCATGGTGGTGCCCCAATTTTGCTCGGCTGTTCTTCGGGTTTTTCTTCGCCTCTTTTTAGTTAGTTGAGTTGTTAGTTGGGTCGATTCACTAAGTTGGAGCACTAGTTGTTAGTTGTTAGTTGAGTTGTTTAGTGGGGTCATTTTTTACCAAGTTGGAGCAAGTAGTGGTATGAATTGTTAGTTGAGTTGTGATAGTTGCTCGGGAGTTGTACCAAAGTGGTGTAGGTTGAGTGGTGCACTCTCGGTTGTTTGGTTTTTGGGCCTAATTTCCATTAAAAAAACTAAGCAGACACttgcctttttcttttctttcgtgtCTAATAAAAATCATGGCAAAGCTTTTGCCGTCCTTTCGAAAAAAGATCTACTAAAAGAGTAAAACCCTCTGGTTGAAGCTCAGTGCTATTGCCATTATATTCAGGGAGGCGAACTATGTGTTTGAAGTTTTTTTCCCAATTTATTTTTAAAGTTTAATAAGTTAATGTTGTGTACAGAAAACAAATGTAAAAGCAGCACGTCAGATGAGTCATTCCCACATCAGATCAACCTCTTGGAGTAGTTCATCTTTCATTAATTCTAGCTACAAAGCTGAATAAGTGGCGCAGGCACCTGGAACGCCGAAGTCATGTGGTGTGGAGGATGAGTCGAATTTCATGCTTTGAGCCTTTGACAAACTGTTCTCACTCGAAGAATTTGATGGCAGCCATGAGAGAAGACACTGGGAATTGCCTCCGGGGAACCTGCTAGCTGCATGTGTTGGCCGGGGCTTTTGCAGCAGGTGGTGGGGCGCCGTTAGGTTTGCTGTCATCTGTGTCATGGCGAACATGGTTTTGTGACTGTGCTTCTACTACTTCCTCTGTAGCTACCTGGAAGGTGGAATCTCTGTTACGTTCAAGCTCCGACAACAGGTGATCACACATCAGTTGAGAGCCTCTGTAGTCATATGGACGCGACTAGATTGACATGTGTCTTTGATGAGTAGTCTTCAGAGATACGTAGTACACATGAGCTATGATACCAGAGACAAGTTTGGTTATTCCACGTCTCCAATTGGATACACCGCCGGGTGTCACGTTATGTGTGACATAGGTGTCTTCTTTGTGTCGTTTCGTTATAACGTTCGGTCATGGTCTAACACTCAGTTCATGACAGAAATGGTAGAGGAGTCACACACACGCCCTTCCTCATTCTAACCTTTTTAGTTTCTTTTTTATGAAAAACGATGAAACATTTTGTTCCCGAAAAGTTTAGTTAGGAAATTTTCCCCTAAATTCTATGGCACAAATTTTTTGCCCAAAGTTCTGAAAGTGTCACTAAAAAGTTTCCCTCCGAACTTGCCAAAGTCGAAGCACAGGACTACTAGAAGTAAAGGACCTGATATTAGGAATTAGGATGGCAACGGCACAGATGGACCAGGTGAACAACAGCGTCATAAAAAGCTGACCGGCGACCTTGTTCCTTGCACTGGCATTAGACATTAGACAATTATATGTGCTCGTAAGCCGGCCGTTTATTTCGTCAGACTATGCTCTTTCGGTGAATTAGTCAAATGGTGCCGGACCAATGCTTGTTTGTGCTGGTCATTGGTGCCTTCCTCTGGTGTCAAAAGTATATACCGGCGGGCCAGCACACGCCGGGCTTGAGATGTGATTCGTGAATCCGTAATTAGGCTCATTGTGGAACGGGAGTGTCAGCTGACATTTGACGCTGTCATTAGCCATAGGTGTTATGTTAGGACCGACCGGATTGAATCGGTAAAGGTCTCAGTTCATAGTTTGATTGGTTCAACCGTTTGAACCGCCGGCTCAATATGGTCCAAGTAGGATTAGACATGTATCAATATCGATATTAcaactcacaagtcacaaccaCCCACACATAGCTCAATGGTGTTGCTTGAATTTGAATCTCTCCTGGTGCATTTTTATCACTCTTTTACACCGTCCTCTCCTCCCTCCTCCCACTCTTTTACACTATTTTTCCTCCCTCCTCTCACTTGACCATGCGTCTACTCAAGTGCTGGGTTTAGTCTCAGCTTTTACAGCATCCATCCCACCTCCTGCGTGAACAGATGTCCACTGCACACACACCATATACACCCCATTTGCCACCACTCGCATCATGCTCCCTTCTCTACCCATCGCTCACTCCTTCCTCACCCTAACTAGATTTGTCTCcatgacgacattgtcgtcattGCTACCCTTGACCTCACAATCCAACTCCAAGACTAACACAacctcccctccccctccccctcccccctctCCCAAAATTGTAGCCATGCACGCCAATTGCATCCCATGGCGACCTACGGCTCTTATATTTTGTTCCTTTTGTACGTAACACGCAGTCACAAACCTAGTTAGCCAATATATCTATAACTATAAGGCCATGTAGATTGGTTGTTAGAGTTTTTCCTAGAGAAAATATTTTGTTAGACTACACTTTGCTCTTTTCATGGTAAGGTGACAAATTCCTATTTTTTAGTTGCTACAACTCATTACTGCCGCAATCAAATTCGGTATAGGATAATCGGTAGTGATAGGAAGATATCATTATCGAGTATAGGCTAGACCCGATAATGATAGAAAGAGGGTAACTATCTGGTCGAGCCTCTACCCAACAGCAGAAATATGATACCCACTGTCAGGTTAGATACTTCAATATCCGAGAAAGAACTTGATTTCCTAATTTTTGTTGAGATGCCGGCTGATTCTTTTTCCTCCAAAGTGCAAGAACCTTTTCTTtaagaaaaaataataaattcttCATTTCAAACACTGTTACAATTTTAAAACTATGGAGGCATCCAATTCTTTTACGATTCCTCTAGAAATCCTGTGACCCGAACATGGGCCTAAGTCACTGCTAAAGTCCATGGTCTAAAGTTTCTACCAGCAAGACCAGCTTATGGGTCGTCCACGATGcttcttattattattattaactgATATATGCCCTTGTGAAAAGAATACTGTATTAGTTTCTTGTTTAGTCTAAGCAAATGTGTTTATTACCACTAACACGTCAATTTCTGTGTTTTAAATACTAATTCCTCTAAAGTTTTGTCTTTTTCGGTTTCTACACACGGCTGTTCCTTTTCTATTccagtgtttttttttctcgttctttttcttttcaataTTCTCCTTCCAAGTTCCAAGCGAGCCTTCTGCGATGACGTCCTGATTCCTGAAGGAACTTTCTCTCCagcatgggccttgtttagttccaaaaatttttacaaaacgaccactgtaacactttcgtttgtatttgacaaatattatttaatcatgaactaactagactcaaaagattcgtcttacaaattacagatgaactgtgtaattagttttattctcgtctatatttaatgctctatgaatacgtctaaagattctatgtgacagaaaatatgaaaaattttgcaaatttttttagaactaaacaagaccttgaaGTTGTCAGATCCCGGGTCAAGGACCAGACTTTGATTAGTTCAAAAAAAGGACCAGACTTTGATATccaaggctttgttcagttCGCGAAAACAAAAGTTTTTAATACTGTAGCACGTTTGTAAGTATAGCAATTGAtgtttaatcatgaactaattaaatttaaaagattcgtctcataaaatatatgtaaaactgtgcaattaattatttttaaaatctatattaaatgctttatatatgtattcaaatattcgatgtgataactAAATAGGGCCTAAGTAGAGAGAGAAATTAGATAGAAATTAGAGCAGAATTCGGAGGAACTGTGAGAACGGATTCCGAATTGGTTTCTGTTACAAGTTCCTTGCCCGCTCCTGGTGGACACGACATTTATACTCGCGCgttagagcatcttcaagagatTAGTCAAAAAAGTTATCTAAATTTATTGATTTAGCTACTCTTtaaaatagatttgacaaaaaaatattaaaatacttcaacagactctgtaaatgatggctaatgatataGACTATCTAAAAGTAAAGAGCGAATAATGTGGGACGAAGAGCTATTGAAGAGTTGTTTATAAAGTCCATTAAAAATGTTTTTTTCTTCAATAATAACTaaatttatctttaaaaaatgAATTAGCTAATTTTTTAAAGATGCGCTTACACGGCGTTTAATTTATCGATGGTCAGTGACCACCTCACGGGTGACTTTTATTTCGGGCTTTCTTGACACTGTACCAGAAGTGACGTGGCATATGGCAACggtactactccctccatttctaAATAATCTcgctttttaataaataaatttgattaaatatatattaaaaatattaaaatttataatatataattagtatcattaaataaatatttaattcTAAATTTTAGtaaatttatttagaaacaGAAATAttatatatgtttttttataaatcAAGTTAAAGTTAATACGTAAATtgtattaataaatatttagaaATAGAGAGAGTGTGAAAGTAGCAGGATGATGCGATGTGATGCGGAGCAGCTCGCCAACACCGCTGCAGCAGGCGGCCATTGGATGGCACAAAAGCATCAGAACCGATGGGACAAAAAGGCTCAGAACCGATGGGCGCTGGCTACTGATAAAATGGGCGAACGAGGACCAAATTTCCATTTTTTAGACGAACGAGCACCAAAATTGTACTGGATTGTCCTGTGGCGGCCGAGAGATAAGAATGTTATCCGGTTCCCAAACTTTCAACTTTCTCGTTTAATGCTCACAAAGTCAGAAGTGGCCACGACGTCTGTTTCGTTTGACTAATAAGCCATGACAAAAAATATTATTGGCTGATTGGTTACGAACGAAAAACACTGTTAAATGACTAATAGCTAGATTTGACTGATAAACTCAAGCAAACAAAGTGTGAGATTGATACGCTGACAAATGAGGACAGTGACGGCCTCACAAGCGATCTCTAAACATCTAACATGTTCATTTAAGTTTATCAGTAAATAGTATCTTTTATATCTTATCAAGCAAACTGCCTAATCGCTAGTCAGTCCTCATCTTTTCTCTTTACAAGGAGCTTCGGTGATCCTTCGATAATCCACCGTACAAATTTGAACTAGCTTCCTCGCTCAATATATGGCTGATGATCGAGGCAAACTTTTACAGAGGGTACTATATACAGAAGAAGACCAGCAAATACATACAGTAGAACAAAAAGCTAGCATCGCGCATACTTATACATATCTacaatatatatacacatactgTTAGTACAAAAATACAGGGTCCTGCTGCAGTCTCCTTCTCAGTCCATACCATACACGCATAAGTAGCACACACACACGCACCCGGCCGGCCTGAAGCATGCATCTGAGCGAAATCCATGGCTTCATCCGGGAACGAacagagcaaagaagccaccGGCGGTGGTGGCGACGGCGAGCGCCCAGACGACGGCGGCCGCGACGGCGGAAGGCATGACCGCCGCCACCTTCCACGAGAAGGCCAAGGTGAGCAGCGTGGTGAGCGGCCACACGGCGCGCCTCGCCCGCTCCCTCGCCGGGGACCCGGGGGCCGCCCGCTCGTAGTCCCGGAGGCAGCGGAAGAGGAGGAGCAGGGTGGCGTACGAACCTGAGACGAAGAGGATGGAGGCCGGGTCGCCCCTCGCGCGGTACATGGCCAGGCCGGAGTTGAGGGTGAGGACGCCGAGGCCCGCTTTGGTGACCCAGGTCGGCGCGAGGTTCGCCATGGCTGAGAGCAAGGGACGCTGTGTGTGTGTGGAGCAAGGGACGCTGATGATGTTGACAGCTTTTATCCTTGCCTTGTGTGGTGTGTCTTGACTCTTTGAGTCTTTGACGTCTGGAAGGGTCAAGGTAACTCTATAAAACGTGTGGACAGGAAAGTCTCGTGGCCTTTGTGGCCAGCAATTCTTCTGGCTCACGGTTGTGTTTTGTTGTAGTGGTTAAAGTTTATAGTTTATTATATTAAGtgtttagatatatatatatatatatatgaaataataaatatagattatttataaaactaaaaatacaaaTAGAGAGTAATTTGAGAGACGAACTTTTTTTGCCTAATTGATctataataattgttaaataaaacgaaaatactacaatatatGTTAAACAACTACTCCAACCAAATACCCTCTTACTAAACGATATGGAATCATAGAAATAGAAAacgatttttatataaataactCTTATTTAAAGAATAAAATTCACAAAGGCATTTAGAGGTGCTCTAACACGGTATTTTTTATGGGAGCCGGCTGCTGCTAATTTAGGGTCTAGTTGAGGCAAAAATTAATCTAAATTAGTTATGATTGACTAGTTAGTTAATGAAgaactggttgatgacttgGACCCTCTTCGCTTTAGCTTATCTGCCGACTCAGTCAGTCatttagtagtgtttttcttttaCACAAAATCAACGAGCAGTACTTTTAGTCATAACTTTTCAAATAAGCAATAAGGCTCCAAAAGTTATTTTTTAGCTAACTACCAATGTAATTCTTAGTAGATATTGGGTGCTGGTGACCCAAGGGC is part of the Sorghum bicolor cultivar BTx623 chromosome 10, Sorghum_bicolor_NCBIv3, whole genome shotgun sequence genome and harbors:
- the LOC8068774 gene encoding uncharacterized protein LOC8068774 codes for the protein MANLAPTWVTKAGLGVLTLNSGLAMYRARGDPASILFVSGSYATLLLLFRCLRDYERAAPGSPARERARRAVWPLTTLLTLAFSWKVAAVMPSAVAAAVVWALAVATTAGGFFALFVPG